One Verrucomicrobiaceae bacterium genomic window carries:
- a CDS encoding vanadium-dependent haloperoxidase, with product MTQNGIPTPGGIQGYVGVQGLATLPFSLTRDNPVMPWIDLYGGPSKLSVPGTPSSTDSIYKEGALSVIRASSELNSTTTINISPGAIGNNTLGNDDGTGFATNPITGLPYPTNNATKGDYYRVLAEFWADGPTLRDTPGHWQVLANEVTDDPAFVKQLRGSGPVLNDLEWDVKTYFTLASATHDAACAAWALKRYYSGTRPITMIRYMGTRGQSSNPSGPSYHIQGLPLETDVCEVITAATTATGGKHESIWDMYTHSYQPGAWHIGEIAVKSWPAEHPDNPAASTGQPAIYQSTVRWMLAKDWVPFQRKTFNTPAFPGYISGHSTFSRAAAEALTLLTGTPNFPGGFHHHTYAANSMLIDLGPAAPVDLQWCTYYDAADQAGQSRRWGGIHVPEDDYHGRVIGAEAGTSAATLAFKYFDGSILTEALIPEQIYGPSGTVTLTCPMRRGLYCHWEYSTDLQTGQPSPPPLRPPKPPSPPPTQPPQASAASTASATMQPREPRRSLRDASCS from the coding sequence GTGACCCAAAATGGCATCCCCACACCTGGCGGCATCCAGGGCTACGTCGGCGTCCAGGGACTCGCCACACTCCCCTTCTCCCTCACCCGCGACAACCCCGTAATGCCATGGATCGACCTCTACGGCGGCCCCTCAAAGCTCAGCGTCCCTGGCACCCCCAGCAGCACAGACTCCATTTACAAAGAGGGAGCGCTCAGTGTCATCCGCGCCTCCAGCGAGCTCAATAGCACCACCACCATCAACATCTCCCCTGGAGCCATCGGCAACAACACCCTCGGAAACGATGACGGAACCGGCTTCGCTACCAATCCCATCACCGGTCTGCCCTACCCCACCAACAACGCCACCAAAGGCGACTATTACCGCGTCCTCGCCGAGTTCTGGGCTGACGGCCCCACACTCCGAGACACCCCAGGTCACTGGCAAGTCCTTGCCAATGAAGTAACGGACGATCCCGCTTTCGTGAAGCAACTCCGTGGTAGCGGCCCCGTGCTCAACGACCTCGAATGGGATGTGAAAACCTACTTCACGCTCGCCTCCGCCACTCATGATGCCGCCTGCGCCGCCTGGGCACTCAAGCGCTACTACTCCGGCACACGCCCCATCACCATGATCCGCTACATGGGCACCAGAGGCCAGAGCAGCAATCCCTCCGGCCCCAGCTACCACATCCAGGGCCTGCCACTCGAGACCGACGTCTGCGAAGTCATCACCGCAGCCACCACAGCCACTGGCGGCAAGCATGAATCCATCTGGGACATGTACACCCACAGCTACCAGCCCGGCGCATGGCACATCGGCGAGATCGCCGTGAAATCCTGGCCCGCAGAGCATCCAGATAATCCCGCCGCCAGCACTGGCCAGCCCGCCATCTATCAGAGCACCGTGCGCTGGATGCTGGCCAAAGATTGGGTCCCCTTTCAGCGCAAGACCTTCAACACACCCGCCTTCCCCGGCTACATCAGCGGTCACTCCACTTTCAGCCGTGCGGCGGCAGAGGCGCTCACACTGCTCACCGGCACGCCGAACTTCCCCGGCGGCTTCCACCACCACACCTACGCAGCGAATAGCATGCTCATCGACCTCGGACCCGCCGCCCCCGTCGATCTCCAATGGTGCACCTACTACGACGCCGCCGATCAGGCAGGACAAAGCCGCCGCTGGGGTGGCATCCACGTGCCAGAAGACGACTACCATGGCCGCGTCATCGGCGCAGAGGCTGGCACCAGCGCTGCCACCCTCGCCTTTAAATACTTTGATGGCAGCATCCTCACGGAAGCCCTCATCCCAGAGCAGATCTATGGTCCCAGCGGCACGGTCACCCTCACCTGCCCGATGCGCCGTGGCCTCTACTGCCACTGGGAATACAGCACCGATCTACAAACTGGACAGCCCTCACCACCACCTCTCAGGCCACCGAAACCACCATCACCACCACCGACACAGCCCCCGCAGGCATCCGCCGCTTCTACCGCGTCCGCTACGATGCAGCCCCGTGAGCCACGGCGATCGCTGCGTGATGCCTCTTGTTCTTGA
- a CDS encoding galactose mutarotase — translation MSPHGEDGYPGTLTARVWITLNAVGELSLRYQAVTDAWTHVNLTNHAYFNLAGHAAGTVLDHKLCLSARSYIPVDAGFIPLGHTADVEGTALDFRNPSRIGDRIDSTTDEQIVRGRGYDHCFVIDGRPGILRLAASVLEPISGRLMEVLTTEPGMQFYSGNFLNGTQQGKGGVKYAYRSGLCLEPQHLPDSPNQPAFPSTLLSPEERYESETIYRFTTVP, via the coding sequence GTGAGCCCGCATGGTGAAGACGGCTATCCTGGCACACTCACTGCCCGTGTGTGGATCACTCTGAATGCCGTAGGAGAGCTATCTTTGCGTTACCAGGCCGTCACCGATGCCTGGACTCACGTCAATCTCACCAACCACGCTTACTTCAATCTCGCTGGGCATGCCGCTGGCACCGTGCTCGATCATAAGCTCTGCCTTTCCGCCCGGTCATACATCCCCGTCGATGCCGGATTCATCCCACTCGGCCACACAGCCGATGTGGAGGGCACCGCGCTCGATTTCCGAAATCCGAGCCGCATCGGCGACCGCATCGACTCTACAACTGACGAGCAAATCGTGCGTGGCCGTGGATATGACCACTGCTTTGTCATTGATGGCCGGCCCGGCATACTGCGCCTCGCCGCCAGCGTGCTCGAACCCATCAGTGGCCGGCTCATGGAAGTGCTCACCACGGAGCCCGGCATGCAGTTTTACAGTGGCAACTTTCTCAATGGCACTCAGCAGGGCAAAGGTGGGGTGAAATACGCCTACCGCAGCGGCCTCTGCTTAGAACCCCAGCACCTCCCTGATTCACCCAATCAGCCCGCCTTTCCCTCCACACTCCTCAGCCCCGAAGAGCGCTACGAGAGCGAGACGATTTATCGTTTCACCACCGTGCCGTGA